One genomic region from Mytilus trossulus isolate FHL-02 chromosome 9, PNRI_Mtr1.1.1.hap1, whole genome shotgun sequence encodes:
- the LOC134685578 gene encoding macrophage mannose receptor 1-like, whose translation MMNANDHTYDEPAEEKVYTQLASISNDYRKYDDLKRPGSHHSYFEPQPDPKPHHVCKDDKIKFWKAFTTVIIIGLVAGLTYIVIKFHYNTEVCIKVNDSGNEDFRISETRAKCPNDWQTFDNWCYKEFPERRTWSQARDHCRSIGTDLVSVHTERETSFLINNFTQTFQWIGLSNYHNNGKFVWSDGTILNYTDWIKNEPNNFNNNENCIHLLSLYPKKWNDNNCFMSFRFICKMQVYPRCGPGVWIYYKDYCYSFNTVLEVDFTEARRFCRNNGSDLVIIGSKEEYNFIISQTTKHQGADFWIGLQKHRNQTYSWIDGSHPTYLAWGINEPKADNNLCVKSSSMYGNWYGDSCSNQNLVVCEKRLLV comes from the coding sequence ATGATGAATGCTAATGATCATACATACGATGAACCAGCTGAAGAGAAAGTATACACACAACTTGCATCCATTTCTAATGATTATCGAAAGTATGATGACTTAAAACGACCAGGCTCGCATCACTCATATTTTGAACCTCAACCAGATCCTAAACCACACCATGTATGCAAAgatgataaaatcaaattttggaAAGCATTCACTACTGTTATTATCATAGGATTAGTAGCTGGGCTAACGTACATTGTGATTAAGTTTCACTATAATACAGAAGTATGTATTAAAGTTAATGACAGCGGAAATGAAGATTTTCGGATATCAGAAACTAGGGCAAAATGTCCAAATGATTGGCAAACTTTTGATAATTGGTGTTATAAAGAATTCCCAGAACGGCGAACATGGTCTCAGGCTCGTGATCATTGTCGAAGCATTGGAACTGATCTTGTTAGTGTTCATACTGAAAGGGAAACCAGTTttctgataaataattttacacaGACGTTTCAGTGGATAGGACTCAGCAATTATCATAATAATGGGAAGTTTGTCTGGAGTGATGgaacaattttgaattatactGACTGGATAAAAAACGAACCGAATAACTTCAATAATAACGAGAACTGTATACACCTTTTAAGTTTATACCCTAAGAAGTGGAATGACAACAACTGTTTTATGTCATTTAGATTTATTTGCAAAATGCAAGTTTATCCAAGATGTGGGCCTGGTGTGTGGATATATTACAAGGATTATTGTTATTCATTTAATACAGTACTTGAAGTCGATTTTACAGAAGCCCGTAGATTTTGTCGGAACAATGGTTCAGATTTAGTTATCATTGGGTCCAAAGAggaatataatttcattataaGTCAAACTACTAAACATCAAGGTGCTGATTTTTGGATTGGATTACAGAAACACAGGAATCAGACATACAGCTGGATAGATGGCAGTCATCCTACGTACCTGGCCTGGGGGATAAATGAACCCAAAGCAGATAATAATTTATGTGTCAAATCATCTAGCATGTATGGAAATTGGTATGGTGATAGTTGCAGCAATCAAAATCTGGTTGTTTGCGAGAAACGCTTACTAGTCTAA
- the LOC134685577 gene encoding C-type mannose receptor 2-like produces the protein MKTSNHIYDEPSDETGYTQLASISDNVQKYDDLKQSDSHHSYFEPQPNPQPYVNKDVKVRLVVSNVHDKKSKCLIRIWIAFTTVIIIGLVAGLTYIVIQSNYNTEVCIISKDSINGGFLISNIWTECPSNWKTFDNWCYKEFSERRLWFQAREYCRSIGTDLVSVHNEKENNFLITNFTQTSSWIGLSNLHNNAKYVWSDGSILNFTDWGESEPNNFNNNENCAQLFLKPDSQKWNDNNCFMSLRFTCKTQIYPKCRPGEWLYHKNSCYSINTLLDVDFTEARTFCRENGSDLVMIGSKEEYNFIISQTTKHQGADFWIGLQKHRNQTYSWIDGSHPTYLAWGINEPKADNNLCVKSSSLYGNWYGDSCSNQNLVVCEKRLI, from the coding sequence atgaaaactagTAATCATATTTACGACGAACCTTCTGATGAAACAGGATATACACAACTTGCATCAATTTCAGATAATGTTCAAAAGTATGACGACTTAAAGCAATCAGACTCGCATCACTCATATTTCGAACCTCAACCAAACCCTCAACCATATGTGAACAAAGATGTGAAAGTAAGATTGGTTGTTTCTAATGTTCatgataaaaaatcaaagtgTCTTATAAGAATATGGATAGCGTTCACTACTGTTATCATAATAGGATTAGTAGCTGGGCTAACATACATTGTGATTCAATCTAACTATAATACAGAAGTATGTATTATATCTAAAGACAGTATAAATGGAGGTTTTCTGATATCAAATATTTGGACAGAATGTCCAAGTAATTGGAAGACGTTCGATAATTGGTGTTATAAAGAATTTTCAGAACGGCGATTATGGTTTCAGGCTCGTGAATATTGTCGAAGTATTGGAACTGATCTTGTTAGTGTTCATAAtgaaaaggaaaataattttctaataacaaattttacacaGACTTCTTCGTGGATAGGACTCAGCAATTTGCATAACAATGCGAAATATGTCTGGAGTGACggatcaattttaaattttactgatTGGGGAGAATCAGAACCGAATAACTTCAATAATAACGAGAACTGCGCCCAACTTTTTTTGAAACCGGACTCTCAAAAGTGGAAtgacaataattgttttatgtcGTTAAGATTTACATGCAAAACGCAAATTTATCCAAAATGTAGGCCTGGGGAATGGTTATATCATAAGAATTCTTGTTATTCAATCAATACATTACTCGATGTTGATTTTACAGAAGCCCGTACATTTTGTAGGGAAAATGGTTCAGATTTAGTTATGATTGGGTCTAAAGAggaatacaattttataataagtcAAACTACAAAACACCAAGGTGCTGATTTTTGGATTGGATTACAGAAACACAGGAATCAGACATACAGCTGGATAGATGGCAGTCATCCTACGTACCTCGCCTGGGGGATAAATGAACCCAAAGCAGATAATAATTTATGTGTCAAATCATCTAGCTTGTATGGAAATTGGTATGGTGATAGTTGCAGCAATCAAAATCTGGTTGTTTGCGAGAAACGATTAATTTGA